AAATTCTCGAACAGCTCGAGACACAGGCCCGGTTTACCGTCGTCCAGCAGATCATCAAGGAAAGCAAGGGACGGTAGGGATACCCGCTTTTTAAATGGTTAATTCACGCGCCACCCTTTGCTGCTCGTTGATTCTGTTAACGGCAGCCAGCGGTCTTGCGTCTGATTATTTCCCATCCATTACAACACCCGAGTGGGAGGAATCGTATTTTTTCACTGCCGAGTACGTTGGCGATACCTATTCCCAACTGGAGAATTTGCGCGGGGCGAACAATGCCATGCAGATTATTCGCGAATTTTCCGGAAACACCTTTCTCAAACAGAAGAGCATTACTCAAAATGCCTTTTTCCCGGGTTTACCGCGGACCGATACCTGGATTGATAATGAGCTGACCGACGAGGGTCTGTATTTCCACGGAAATAAATCGGTCACCTACAAAACAACTTCGGGACATATTGCGGATGGCGTGATGTCCACGATCGAGCGGGTGATCTGGGGAAGAACCCTTTCTGGTACGACGAGCAACAAGGTCCTTCAAGAAAGGCAAAGCAAGAAGATCGGTGAAGTGACCAATCACGAGTACCAGACTGAGCAAGTTGCCACGATCAGCGCCACCGCAATGAAAATCATTCTCGGCGAAGGCTACTCGGGTGAAGACCGGCAGACCCAGACCAGCCTCACGACGCGTGAGGTCCGATCGGTCATTGCGGGATTTGACGATATTGATGGACTTTACCCTGGCTCCAATCCGGTAAAAGTGACGCCCGGATATCGGGCATTGGTCAGGATCACGGAAACCTATTCCTATGGCACCATGACTACTGAGACTATCGGTGGCCAGTTCCCCGGTACCGCAACAAATGACATTGATGGAATCACGGTCACGACAATCGATTGGATGGTCGACGGAATCGGCGGGATCCGCACCGTTCTGAAGTTTGGAGCTTATCTGGATGATATCCTCAACGCGCCCATTTTTGACAAGGGCGATGGAGTCGTCGTCGCCCTCGACTTGAAGACACTTCTCGGAGGTGAATTTGATCAGGAAGTTCTCCGCTCGGGGGGTGGAAATATCCTTCTAGCAAAGGACGCCATGGCTATCAACGGGCGGGTGGATCTATTCGGAAGTGCCTCTACGCCGGCTCCTCCAATCTACTCGGGATTCTGGGATCCCAACGCTGGGATTAACGGTGAGTGGTTCCGCTTCGATCCGTTGAACGGATTGATACATATTCCCCGGGAGACCCAGGAGCGTCCTTACAAGGCGTGGATCTGGAATCATCGCACTGGATGGACCACCATCCATCCAAGGGATGATACGTCCCTCAATATGTATACCCCTGACCAGGGTTGGTTTTGGACGAAAAAGGAATTTCTTCCGTTCTACTTCAATTTTTCCACCGGCCGCTGGGTGCTCGAAAAAGAAATTCCAGGCCGCTGAGTCACCACAGTTCAACTGAAGTATAGGGACCGCTATGCGGTTGCCTATTACGAACAGATCTCTTTTAGTGCCCTGTAATGTCAGGTTTCGACGAGAACATTGTACGGGAGTATTTCGAGCTCCACGGCTTCCTGGTGCGGCAGGTGCGCAAGTACCAGGTGCAGGCCCGGCGCAAGGTGGCCGAGGAGGAAATTGACCTGCTCGTCTACAATCCCACCTTTGCTCCCGGGGATCGCGATCCGAACTTTCTCCTCTTTGCCTCCGAGCTTCCCTACCTGCACCGCGCGGTTGTGGTGGTGAAGGCGTGGCACACAACCCATCGCTTTACGCCCAATCTCCTCAAGAGCAGTTCCGAGATATTGAAGTTCCTCGGCAAAAATGTGAGCAAGGCAATTGAGGGAAGTTTCAAGGAGACGGATACGACATTTGAGAAGGCCACTGATTTGAAGCGAATCCTGGTCCTGCCTGGATTACCGACAAGTGAACCCTACCGTAGCGAGAGCATCCAGCTACTCCGTGAGCAGGGGGTCGACGGGATCATCAGTTTCCGCACGATGCTTCTCGACATCATCGAGAAAATCGAGGTCAACCGGAGCTACCAGAAGAGTGAGTTTCTCCAGATTCTTCGGGTATTGAAAAATTATGACCTGCTGAAGGATTCCCAGATGGGGCTTTTTAAGGACTAAGGACAAAAGACCAAGGAATGAAGCAACACCCGACGGCAGTAATTCATGAAGCCACCCGGCTCGACGAGAACATCGTCGTGGGCCCTTATGCGGTCATCGAGGACGGCGTGGAAATCGGCGAGGGGACGGTCATCCGTGAACACGCGATTATCCGGTCCGGGACTATTTTAGGCAAAGGCTGTCAAGTTGATGCGCATGCTGTTATCGGCGGTCTTCCCCAGGACTTATCCTTTAATCCCAAGACGCCGACCGGGGTGCGTGTTGGTGATGGAGTGACCTTCCGCGAGGGTGTCACGGTGAACCGTGCAACCGCAGAGGGAACATTCACCGAAATTGGGGACCGATGCCTTTTAATGGCCAACAGCCATGTTGCGCACGACTGCCGGCTCGGCGCGAATGTGATTTTTGGTAATGGTGTCCTGATCGCGGGCAAAGGCACAGTGGGAGACTATGCTTTTTTTGGAGGGAATGCGGGTGTCCACCAGAATATCCGGATCGGTAAATTCTCCATGATTGGCGGAGTGGCCCGCGTGAGCCAAGACATGCCACCGTTTTGCATGATGGCGGAACGCAACGAGCTCATCGGACTGAACCTGATCGGGCTTCAGCGCCGTGGAGTTGAGAGGGAAACAATAAAGGAACTCAAGAAGCTTTACCAGTTGGTCTTCGGGGTTGCTGGCCGACCAAGGGTTTTGGCGCAGGGCGCCATCGATGACAAGTTGGCGCAAAGCCCGGAAGCCTTGCACTTCCTGGAGTTTCTTGCCGCTGAATCGATAAAAGGGGTCATGCGTCCCCGCAGGGGATCTGATTAATGTCGGCACGTCCACCCATCGCCCTGACCTGCGGTGATCCCTCGGGTATCGGCCCCGAGATTATTGCCAAGTGGTTGTCGGAAAACCCCGATTGGGCGCCTCTGGTCTGTCCAGTTGGCCCGGAAGCCTGGTTGGAATCTCTCGGCATCCCGGGGCTGCAGACGCCCGGAAAGAAGGGACTATTTGCACCGGGCACGCCCACAAGAGAAGGCGCCAAGGTTGCCTGGGATGCCCTTCAACTCGCGGCGACCGGTTGCCTTGAAGGCCGCTTTTCCGCTGTTGTAACAGGCCCCGTTGGCAAGGAACAGCTTCAGGCAATCGGGTATCCATTCCCCGGGCAGACCGAGTTCTTCGCGGATGCGTGGGGCGGGGTGCCTTCCATGGCTTTTGCCGGGAAAGAACTCAAGGTGGTCCTCGCCACATGGCACGAGTCGCTTGCCTCCATCCCCGGCCGCCTGAAAAAGGAACCTGACCTGCTCGATCGAGCGGTTATCCACGCCGTGGAATGGGCCCAGCGTGAGGGCATCAAGGAACCGAGGATTGCCGTTTGCGGTCTTAATCCACACGCCGGAGAGGGTGGAATGCTCGGGCTCGAGGAGCGGGACCTGCTTAACCCGCGACTGGAAATCATGCGCCGTCTTTATCCCGGTGTGACTGCCTGCCTGCCGGCAGACACCGTTTTCCATCGAATGCGGGAGCAAGAGTTTGATGTCGCAGTGGCGCTGTATCACGACCAGGGCCTCATTCCAGTGAAGACCCTTGAATTTCACACTGCGGTCAATGTGACCCTCGGGTTGAAATTTGTCCGGACAAGCCCAGACCACGGAACGGCCTTTGCGATTGCAGGCAAAGGGATTGCCCGTACCGGAAGCTTTGCCCATGCGGTCGAGTTGGCCGCCAGATATGCACAAGTGCGTTCATGAGTTGAAACAAGCGGGGATCTCCACTAAGGTTTATGCTTATGAATGAGGCTTCCTCCAGTATTCCCGAAGGCGTCCGCGTTGTGGACGATCGTCTGGTGAAGGTGACCGATGCCGCCGCTAAAAAGCTCGACTCATTGTGTGAGCGCGAACAATCGGGCTCATTCTTGCGAGTACGCGTAACTGGCGGGGGTTGCAGCGGGCTGGCTTACAAGTTGAAGTTTGTTGAGGCACCGAAGAAGGGTGACCTGATGATCAAAGGGCAGGGGACCTCGATCCTGATCGACACAAAGAGCGCTCTCTATCTCAAGGGAATGACCCTCGATTACTCGGACAAGCTGGTCGCGGGCGGGTTCAAGTTTAATAACCCGAACGCCAAGGCAAGCTGTTCCTGTGGCGAAAGTTTTGCCGTTTAGTGGCTGGATTCAAGTGGTTCCCGGACAGGGTT
This region of Oceanipulchritudo coccoides genomic DNA includes:
- the lpxA gene encoding acyl-ACP--UDP-N-acetylglucosamine O-acyltransferase, whose translation is MKQHPTAVIHEATRLDENIVVGPYAVIEDGVEIGEGTVIREHAIIRSGTILGKGCQVDAHAVIGGLPQDLSFNPKTPTGVRVGDGVTFREGVTVNRATAEGTFTEIGDRCLLMANSHVAHDCRLGANVIFGNGVLIAGKGTVGDYAFFGGNAGVHQNIRIGKFSMIGGVARVSQDMPPFCMMAERNELIGLNLIGLQRRGVERETIKELKKLYQLVFGVAGRPRVLAQGAIDDKLAQSPEALHFLEFLAAESIKGVMRPRRGSD
- a CDS encoding PdxA family dehydrogenase is translated as MSARPPIALTCGDPSGIGPEIIAKWLSENPDWAPLVCPVGPEAWLESLGIPGLQTPGKKGLFAPGTPTREGAKVAWDALQLAATGCLEGRFSAVVTGPVGKEQLQAIGYPFPGQTEFFADAWGGVPSMAFAGKELKVVLATWHESLASIPGRLKKEPDLLDRAVIHAVEWAQREGIKEPRIAVCGLNPHAGEGGMLGLEERDLLNPRLEIMRRLYPGVTACLPADTVFHRMREQEFDVAVALYHDQGLIPVKTLEFHTAVNVTLGLKFVRTSPDHGTAFAIAGKGIARTGSFAHAVELAARYAQVRS
- a CDS encoding HesB/IscA family protein, producing the protein MNEASSSIPEGVRVVDDRLVKVTDAAAKKLDSLCEREQSGSFLRVRVTGGGCSGLAYKLKFVEAPKKGDLMIKGQGTSILIDTKSALYLKGMTLDYSDKLVAGGFKFNNPNAKASCSCGESFAV